GTTTAGCTTCTTTAGCTTCGATTTCTTTAAGCATTTTTTCTAATTTTTTCTGTTCAGTCTGTGCTTCTAGGCGAGCTAAACGTTCATTAATTTCACTGTGCAAGTAACCAACTTCACTTCTTACTTGTGTTGTTGATTGTCTTATAGCTGAAAGGCTGTCTTGTTGCTCTTGAGGTAATGGAATTGGATTATCCATTAAACGTTTAGATTCAATATCTTTTTCAATCATTGACATCTTCTTAAGTTCTATTTCTTTTTCAAGAAGTACTATAGAAGTTTTAGATTTAGCAACACTCTTCCATTGAACAGCAACAATAATCACAACAAAAGCTATTATAACCAATATAATCAAAATAAAAAGTTGGTCAGGTATTGTTGGAATATCCATAATTGCCTCCATATTAATTTAGTATATTAATAATTAATATAAAATAAAGTATATAAATATTATTATAATTAAAAAAAGGTTTGTTAAGATGATTGATTCTTATTTAAAAGCAGGTAAAATTCTTTCCCAAATAAGAAAAGAAGCCTCAAAAATGATTAAAGAAGGAACATTAGTACTCGATTTAGTTGAATTTGTAGAAAATGAAACCATTAAACAGGGAGCAGGAATTTCATTTCCATGCAATGTATCAATAAATGAAGTAGCTGCACATTATACTTCTCCATTAAACGATGAAACAATGATTTATGCTGGAGATTTAGTTAAATTAGACTTAGGTACAGAAATTGACGGTTATATTGCAGATTCAGCTATTACAGTAATGGCACCTGGGAAAAATTTAGATGAACGTTTTACCCAGGACGAAATAAATTTAAGGCAGGATATTATTGAAGCATCTGCAGCAGGACTGGATGCAGCCATAAGTACTGTTAGAGCAGGAGTAACTGTAGGAGAAATTGGTGCTGCTGTTGAAGAAGCCATAAACGAATATAAATTAAATCCAATAGCTAATCTTACAGGACACAGCCTAGAACAATACAATCTGCATGCAGGGATTTCAGTTCCGAATATAGACAACCATGATGAAACTGTCCTTGAAGAGGGTCAGGCAGTAGCTATTGAACCATTTGCAACTGACGGAATTGGATTCGTAAATGATGCTCCTGGAACATACATTTATTCTTTTTTAGCTAACAAACCATTTAGATTAAAACACACTAAAAACGTATTAACTAATATTAAACATAACTACCCTTATTTACCATTTTCCGGAAGATGGTTAACAAAAGAATTTAAAGAAAACAGACTGAACGTGTCTTTAAAACAATTATCAGAAGCAATGGCAATTTATCCATACCATCCACTTAAAGAAAAAACAGGATGTCTTGTAAGTCAAAAAGAACACACAGTAATTGTTGAAAAAGAAGGCTGTACAGTTACAACCTTATAAAAAAAATAAAAAATAAAAAGAAGATTTAGTAATAAGTAGGAGTCATAACTCCCATTTTTGCTCTTCTTTCTATTTCTTTTTTACCTTTGTCTTTTTTACCTTTAGCTAATTTTTCAAGTAAACCAAGACCAGGTTTTACATCATCCATAGGTTTTGTTTCAATTAAACCAGCATCCACTGCAGCTGAGAAAATATCTGCTCCAGCATCAGTTCTGGTTAATACAGTAGACCATCCGTCAGGAGCACCAACAGATCCGGTTGAAATATCTGCAAATTCACAGACATAATCATTACAGATATTACATCCTGCTTGTTCATATCCGTGAGTAGCTTTAATCGGAATACCTTGAGGTTCATCACTGCCTTCAGTGTATATCCAGAATTTTCCTTTTCCAATATCCATTTTTGTTACTTTATCCAAATCAACATCCATTAAACCTTTAGTAAAAGTATCTAATGAAGCCATTGGGAAGTTTTCCATACAAAAGATACCGACTAATAATTTAATTTTATCAGCGATGAATCTTGTAGAGAATGGATATGCCTGCATTTTTCTAATACCTTGCATTTGACAAGGAGTAACAACAGTTCCGATTGATTCAATACCATGTTGACGTGCTGCTTCTTTTATTCCCCATACATTAGGAGACATTGAATATTTAGTTCCAGCAGCTGAAAGAATTTCATCAGCGGTAGTAGCTATTTCTGGAATAGGAACCCAGTCATCACCTGGGTCTCCAGCTACAACAGCACCTTCAATAATATTATTTTCTAATGCATAAATAAGTAATGCAGAAGCAATACCACCGTCTTGAGCTACTTCCTGAATTCTTTTATCAGTGGATCTAGCTGCTACAGCTTCTTTGTAAGTACCTAATACCATAATCAACTCCTCCTAAAGTCCTGTATCCTTTTTAATTTGTGTTAAAGGTAACCATGATCTTGGACACATTGTGTAACAAGAACCACATTTAATACATCTGTCAGTATTAATAGTTGGTCTGCCTTCAACCATATCTATAGCTCTAGTTTGACATGCAAGAGCACAACTTCCACAACCACTACATAATCCTTGACGGATAATGTTGTTTAATAAATCACAACCGCATGCATTAGAACAAGCTGCTAAATCAAGTGCAGGTTGTAAGTATTCCATATCTCCATTACATAATGCTACAACAGTTTTTGCAATCATTTCAGGAGCTACTGGACAACCTGGAAGTGCTACATCCACTTTTACTAATGAGCTGATTGGTAAGAAAGATTCATGTTTAGGTTGAGCTTGTTGTCCACCACGAGCATAAGTTGTGAAACAACCGTTTAAAGCACAAGAACCAAATGCACAAATTAATGCAGATTTTTCTCTAGCTTCTAAAAGTTCGTGTACACTGTGTTCATCTTGTAAACATACAGAACCTTCAATTAAACATAAGTCCATTTCTGGCATTTCCCATAAGTCAACTAAAGTTTGACCATATACAATATCTACCATCTCTGTAAGTACAACATCTAAAATGTCATAGTTTTCAGTTAAGGACATACCATCTCCAGTACAACCACTTAAGTGAATGTAACCTATACGTGGTTTGTTGGTTGCTGTTTCTTGTTTGGTTTCTGCTACAGGAGCTGCTGTTTCTTCAACTTCAGGAGCAGATTCTATTTTTTGTTTGGTTTCTGCTTTAGGTTTTTCAGAACCACCAAAAGCTTTTCTAATTTTATCAAACATTATTTTACCCCGATTTCTTTTAAAATAATATCCATAGCTTCAGGAATTGCCTTTTCAACAGGTTCAGTTAAACCCATTTCAACATCAGGAGAGGAAATCTCTTGAGGTTTGCATCCAACAATAATCACCTCACAATCTTTAGCAAGCTCGTGAAGAGGCTCTTCAACAGGCCAGGAATGAACATTTTCATATTTTCCTCTAGGCATGTCATAAGGGCTAAATATTTTAACAGTCCCTGGTTCTGCATCAAACTCAACAACATCAATTACAATAACTTTTTTCCAATATTCATCAGGAAGAGAAAAAATAAAGTGTGTTGCTCCGGTTCCAGCATCAATAAACATAACTTCGTCAGGCATCTCTTTGTCTTCGAAATATTCTTCTAATTTATGAATAACAAATGGTCCAAAACCATCATCTTTAAATAAAATATTTCCGCATCCCACTACGATTGTCTCTGCATGATAAGGCATATAATTTCCTCCTAGCTCCTTATATTCTCACCATATCGTTTTTAAGTATACTTTTATCCTCATCATCAACTACCATTACGTGAGTTGCACATGATAAACATGGGTCGTAAGCTCTGATAACATCTGCACCATATTTATGATGGAAACCTTCAGTAGCTGGTCCCATTGTTGGAATATTCCAAGTAGTTGGTACAATAGCTGAATAGAATTGGATTTTACTATCTTTAACATTAGCCATGTGTACATTAGTACCCCTAGGTCCTTCAATTACACCAATACCTAATTTACCAGTTCCTCTGTCATCATAATCTGCTCTAGCTGGAGCGGAAGTATCAATTTGTTCAAGAAGATCAATAGTTAAATTATAATTATTTAACATTTCTTCAGCTCTAGCTACATGTTGAGCAACTACACCTTTATCTTTAAATCCGTTGAATTTATCCATTCTTGCCCTAGGACCTGTTTCAACGTTTTTACCATTGATTAAAGGAATGGTGGTACATGCTTTTTTACCTATTTCCGGATCATCATACCAAGCTTCAGGTAAAACTTCTGAGAAATTATCATAATCAAATTCATCGAGATTACCGTATGATGCACTAGATGCTAAAAGTGGTGCATCTACAACTCCTAAACCTTCAGGAAGTTCTCTTGCAGCAATGAAAGATTTCATTAATTCCACATGTTTTTCCATATCCGGTTTAAAAGCTTTTAACCTATCAATCAATTTATCTTTTGTAGCTGAAGTAATGTTTCTAGCCATACCACCTACTCTAATATCAGATGGGTGAATACCTTCACCAGCAAGCATATCAACTACATACTGTACATTTTTCCTAACAGCAGATACACTTTTAACTGCAGTAGTGAAATCTTCTTCAGGTACAAAGTCAGGTGCAATTAAAAAATGGTGAATTGCAGCACTGTTAACACCATGTGCAGCTAAAGTAGCCTGTCTTAATAATTTTCCTGCTTTAGGAACTTCGATATCTAATGAATGGTCGATAGCTTCTACAGAAGCTAAAGTATGTGGTATTGGGCAGACACCACAAATCCTTTGACATAAAACAGGAGCTGTTTCAGGATTTTTACCTGCAACCATTTTTTCTAAACCCCTAACTGGAGTGATACTTAAATATCTACCTTTTGTAACAATCCCTTCATCATCGACTTCCATGACAAGTTCGGCATGGCCCTCTTGACGAGATGTTGGGGATATAACTATTCTGTCTTTCAAATGTGTCACCTCTCTTTTCAAAAAAAATTAGAAACTAACATTTAATATTTATAACCAATATTCTATATATAATATAGTTTAAATTACAAATAGAAAACTATAAATAATATAATATTAATTTTATTAACTAATCTACGATAATTAATACATGGATTAAATTTATAAGTTAAATTAACCTAATATAATATTATTGTAAAAAAATAGTACATACAATGTACTATTAATCAAAATTTAATTACAATTTTATTAATTAAAATGGAGGTAATACCTTGGATAAATCAAATATAATAATTTCTATCATAATTGTTATATGTATTGCTGCTGGAGTTGCCGCTTATGGAATAACCAATAGTGAAAATCCAATTTTCAGTAATTTAAATAGTTTAGACTCTGGTAGTGGTGATTCTGGCAACGGTATTGGAAACAACACAACACACCATGATTCCCCAAGTACCAGCAGTCATGGAAGTGGAGGAACTGGAGCAGGAAGTGGAAGTGGAGTTAGTTCAGGTTCCGGCTCAGGCTCAGGTTCTGGATCAGGTTCCGGCTCAGGTTCTGGATCAGGTTCCGGCTCAGGTTCTGGATCAGGTTCCGGCTCAGGCTCAGGTTCTGGATCCGGAGGTGGTAACCCTCATACCCCAACTACAAAAATAACTCAAAGTGAAGCAAGAGACATAGCTAATCAGCATATTGAGCAATCTGGATGGTATGCAGGAACCCCAGTATTATCTGCAGACAGAACTCTTTGGTATGTTCCGATTTATGATCAAAACGGTAACACTGTAGATAGTATGGCAGTGAATGCCAATACTGCTGAGGTTACTAAAAATTAAATTATTCTTTTTATTTTATTTTTTAAAAATTTTCAAATTTAAAATAATAATTTCCAATATAGTTAACTATAAATACTAAAACATACAAAATTTAGTATTGTTGTATATAAGGGCCCGTAGCCTAGCTGGATAGGGCGTCGGACTTCTAATCCGAAGACCCCGGGTTCAAATCCCGGCGGGTCCGTATTTCTTATAAAATCTTTTTTTAAAAATACAAAATTTATTAACAAATATTATTTTAACATGGGCTTGTAGCCTAGTCTGGAAGGGCGTAAGACTCCTAATCTTAAGATCGAGGGTTCAAATCCCTCCAAGTCCGTATTTTTTTACTAATTTTACTAAACCTTAGCGATAGCTTTCTTTAAAAAAAATAACTTTGAGACAAAGAAAAACTTTATATATGTTCATATGAATATATGTTCATATGAGTTCAAATGATGTATGTGAAATCAAAAGTATCAGAACAGATATTGTTGATGATATTGCTCACAAGATGAAAGATGATGACATTATTCAGAAAACATGTAATCTCTTTAAAATATTAGGAGATGCAAACAGAGTAAAAATTATTTTAGCTCTCCAATATGGGGAATTATGTGTTTGTGAACTATCATTACTTCTTGATATGAGCCAATCCAGTATATCACATCAATTAAGACATTTAAGAAATAGTAACATTGTTAAATTTAGAAAAGAAAACAAACAAATATTCTATTCTTTAATTGATGAAGAGATACTCAATATCCTTGAAGAAGGCGAAGAATATGCAAACCAATCATAGTGCACATAAGCATGACAATTTAGAAGAACATCATCATCACCATGATGAAGATGATTGCTGCGGACACAACCACCACGAGGAACACCACCATGAACATCACCATCACGATGATGATGACTGCTGTGGACATGATCATGGTTCTGGATGTGCTTGTGAAGCAGATTTATTAGAAAATATTGATAAAGAAGTAGATGTAGAACAGTCTAAAAAGCCATTGGGAATATTCGCAGTAGGAATAATCCTTTTAGCATTTGGATATGGTCTAGAAATATTTAATGTTGTTAATCCTGTTGTAAGTCAAGTAATCTTCTTAATAGCTGTAATCTACGTAGGAAGACATATAATAACAGACGGAATTGTACATTTATTTGAAGGTAAAGTTAAAATTGAATTATTAATTACAATAGCTACTTTTGGAGCATTCCTTCTCCAGTCTGGAGAAGAAGGTGCAATGTTAATGATTCTTTTCTATTTAGGAGAATATTTGGAACATTACTCATTAAACAAATCTAAAAGCTCATTAATAGAACTTGTTAAATTAACACCCGATACAGCCATGGTAAAACATGGTGACCACGAACACGAAAAAGCAGTATCTGATATTATAATCGGAGACATTGTTGTTGTAAGACCTGGAGATAAAATACCTGTTGATGGAATTATTGTTGAAGGGACAACCTCTGTTAATCAGGCTTCAATTACCGGTGAGAGTTTGGCTGTAAGTAAAAGTATTGGGGATGAAGTATATGCATCTACAATAAATGAAGAAGGATATATCGAAATTGAAGTAAACAAGGACAACAACGATACAATATTTGCTAAAATTATTGAATTGATTAAAAATTCCGAACAAAACAAGGCACATATCGATGTATTTATTGACAGATTTGCTGAATACTACACTCCAATTGTTGTAGTACTGGCTATTTTAGTAGCTATATTGCCTCCAATATTATATGGAGCTTCAATAACTGACTGGACTTACAGAGCATTGACACTTTTAGTTATCTCCTGTCCATGTGCTTTAGTAATATCCACCCCAGTATCCATAGTATCAGCTATTACCAAAGGTACTAAAAACGGTATTATTATTAAAGGTGGAGAATATATTGAAGAATTAGCCAGAATTAAAGAAGTTTTATTTGATAAAACAGGTACTTTAACTGAAGGTAAACTTGAAATAAATGAAGTTCAGGCATGCGACGGATATGATAAAGCAGAAATACTTAAAATAGCCTGCTCCATCGAATCCAAATCCAAACATCCTATTGCACATACATTTGTCCAATATAAAAAAGACCACAGCCTAGAATTGGAAGAAGTGGAAAACTTTGAATCAATAGCTGGAAAAGGTTTAAAAGGAGACATCAACGGACAAACTTACTTTATAGGTAACAAAACTTTATTCAGTCAGGATATAAATCTTGAAAACAATAAAATGAGCACCACAGCAATCATCGGAACTGAAAATGAAATTTATGGTTTGATTACCCTAAAAGATAAAATCAGAGACGAAACTCCATCTACAATAGCCAGTCTCAATGCTAAAGGAATCAAAACAACCATGATTACAGGAGACAATGAGGCAACTGCCAAATTAGTGGCCGATGAAATCGGA
This genomic stretch from Methanobrevibacter smithii ATCC 35061 harbors:
- the frhB gene encoding coenzyme F420 hydrogenase subunit beta; its protein translation is MVLGTYKEAVAARSTDKRIQEVAQDGGIASALLIYALENNIIEGAVVAGDPGDDWVPIPEIATTADEILSAAGTKYSMSPNVWGIKEAARQHGIESIGTVVTPCQMQGIRKMQAYPFSTRFIADKIKLLVGIFCMENFPMASLDTFTKGLMDVDLDKVTKMDIGKGKFWIYTEGSDEPQGIPIKATHGYEQAGCNICNDYVCEFADISTGSVGAPDGWSTVLTRTDAGADIFSAAVDAGLIETKPMDDVKPGLGLLEKLAKGKKDKGKKEIERRAKMGVMTPTYY
- the frhG gene encoding coenzyme F420 hydrogenase subunit gamma — encoded protein: MFDKIRKAFGGSEKPKAETKQKIESAPEVEETAAPVAETKQETATNKPRIGYIHLSGCTGDGMSLTENYDILDVVLTEMVDIVYGQTLVDLWEMPEMDLCLIEGSVCLQDEHSVHELLEAREKSALICAFGSCALNGCFTTYARGGQQAQPKHESFLPISSLVKVDVALPGCPVAPEMIAKTVVALCNGDMEYLQPALDLAACSNACGCDLLNNIIRQGLCSGCGSCALACQTRAIDMVEGRPTINTDRCIKCGSCYTMCPRSWLPLTQIKKDTGL
- a CDS encoding membrane protein, coding for MDIPTIPDQLFILIILVIIAFVVIIVAVQWKSVAKSKTSIVLLEKEIELKKMSMIEKDIESKRLMDNPIPLPQEQQDSLSAIRQSTTQVRSEVGYLHSEINERLARLEAQTEQKKLEKMLKEIEAKEAKLKKQ
- the frhA gene encoding coenzyme F420 hydrogenase subunit alpha; the encoded protein is MKDRIVISPTSRQEGHAELVMEVDDEGIVTKGRYLSITPVRGLEKMVAGKNPETAPVLCQRICGVCPIPHTLASVEAIDHSLDIEVPKAGKLLRQATLAAHGVNSAAIHHFLIAPDFVPEEDFTTAVKSVSAVRKNVQYVVDMLAGEGIHPSDIRVGGMARNITSATKDKLIDRLKAFKPDMEKHVELMKSFIAARELPEGLGVVDAPLLASSASYGNLDEFDYDNFSEVLPEAWYDDPEIGKKACTTIPLINGKNVETGPRARMDKFNGFKDKGVVAQHVARAEEMLNNYNLTIDLLEQIDTSAPARADYDDRGTGKLGIGVIEGPRGTNVHMANVKDSKIQFYSAIVPTTWNIPTMGPATEGFHHKYGADVIRAYDPCLSCATHVMVVDDEDKSILKNDMVRI
- a CDS encoding ArsR/SmtB family transcription factor, whose translation is MSSNDVCEIKSIRTDIVDDIAHKMKDDDIIQKTCNLFKILGDANRVKIILALQYGELCVCELSLLLDMSQSSISHQLRHLRNSNIVKFRKENKQIFYSLIDEEILNILEEGEEYANQS
- the map gene encoding type II methionyl aminopeptidase, with the protein product MIDSYLKAGKILSQIRKEASKMIKEGTLVLDLVEFVENETIKQGAGISFPCNVSINEVAAHYTSPLNDETMIYAGDLVKLDLGTEIDGYIADSAITVMAPGKNLDERFTQDEINLRQDIIEASAAGLDAAISTVRAGVTVGEIGAAVEEAINEYKLNPIANLTGHSLEQYNLHAGISVPNIDNHDETVLEEGQAVAIEPFATDGIGFVNDAPGTYIYSFLANKPFRLKHTKNVLTNIKHNYPYLPFSGRWLTKEFKENRLNVSLKQLSEAMAIYPYHPLKEKTGCLVSQKEHTVIVEKEGCTVTTL
- a CDS encoding heavy metal translocating P-type ATPase gives rise to the protein MQTNHSAHKHDNLEEHHHHHDEDDCCGHNHHEEHHHEHHHHDDDDCCGHDHGSGCACEADLLENIDKEVDVEQSKKPLGIFAVGIILLAFGYGLEIFNVVNPVVSQVIFLIAVIYVGRHIITDGIVHLFEGKVKIELLITIATFGAFLLQSGEEGAMLMILFYLGEYLEHYSLNKSKSSLIELVKLTPDTAMVKHGDHEHEKAVSDIIIGDIVVVRPGDKIPVDGIIVEGTTSVNQASITGESLAVSKSIGDEVYASTINEEGYIEIEVNKDNNDTIFAKIIELIKNSEQNKAHIDVFIDRFAEYYTPIVVVLAILVAILPPILYGASITDWTYRALTLLVISCPCALVISTPVSIVSAITKGTKNGIIIKGGEYIEELARIKEVLFDKTGTLTEGKLEINEVQACDGYDKAEILKIACSIESKSKHPIAHTFVQYKKDHSLELEEVENFESIAGKGLKGDINGQTYFIGNKTLFSQDINLENNKMSTTAIIGTENEIYGLITLKDKIRDETPSTIASLNAKGIKTTMITGDNEATAKLVADEIGLSNYYADLLPQDKVNIVSNAVSKHHDVAMVGDGVNDTPSLARANVGIAMGLEGADVAIETADIVLLEDKLSKINLLVDLAKKTMGKIKFNVAFCLSVKVILMILGIAGYISLWEAVLIGDMGITLLVVGNSLLLAK
- the frhD gene encoding coenzyme F420-reducing hydrogenase, FrhD protein: MPYHAETIVVGCGNILFKDDGFGPFVIHKLEEYFEDKEMPDEVMFIDAGTGATHFIFSLPDEYWKKVIVIDVVEFDAEPGTVKIFSPYDMPRGKYENVHSWPVEEPLHELAKDCEVIIVGCKPQEISSPDVEMGLTEPVEKAIPEAMDIILKEIGVK
- a CDS encoding PepSY domain-containing protein, which encodes MDKSNIIISIIIVICIAAGVAAYGITNSENPIFSNLNSLDSGSGDSGNGIGNNTTHHDSPSTSSHGSGGTGAGSGSGVSSGSGSGSGSGSGSGSGSGSGSGSGSGSGSGSGSGSGSGGGNPHTPTTKITQSEARDIANQHIEQSGWYAGTPVLSADRTLWYVPIYDQNGNTVDSMAVNANTAEVTKN